From Camelina sativa cultivar DH55 chromosome 20, Cs, whole genome shotgun sequence, the proteins below share one genomic window:
- the LOC104771363 gene encoding 60S ribosomal protein L3-1 isoform X2: MSHRKFEHPRHGSLGFLPRKRANRHRGKVKAFPKDDQTKPCKFTAFMGYKAGMTHIVRDVEKPGSKLHKKETCEAVTIIETPAMVVVGVVAYVKTPRGLRSLNTVWAQHLSEEVRRRFYKNWAKSKKKAFTGYAKQYESEDGKKGIQAQLEKMKKYGTVIRVLAHTQIRKMKGLKQKKAHMMEIQINGGTIAQKVDFAYSFFEKQIPIDAVFQKDEMIDVIGVTKGKGYEGVVTRWGVTRLPRKTHRGLRKVACIGAWHPARVSYTVARAGQNGYHHRTELNKKIYRLGKVGSETHSAMTEYDRTEKEVTPMGGFAHYGVVKEDFLMIKGCCMGPKKRVVTLRQSLLTQTSRLAMEVINLKFIDTSSKMGHGHFQTYQEKARFYGRAATKA, encoded by the exons ATGTCTCACAGGAAGTTTGAGCACCCAAGACATGGTTCTCTTGGTTTCTTACCAAGGAAGAGAGCTAACCGTCACAGAGGAAAGg TGAAGGCTTTCCCCAAGGATGATCAAACCAAGCCATGCAAGTTCACAGCTTTCATGGGTTACAAAGCTGGTATGACCCACATTGTCAGAGATGTCGAGAAGCCTGGATCCA AGCTTCACAAGAAGGAGACATGTGAGGCTGTTACCATCATTGAGACACCTGCtatggttgttgttggtgttgttgcttaTGTGAAGACCCCGAGAGGTTTGAGGTCTTTGAACACTGTCTGGGCACAGCATTTGAGTGAGGAGGTTAGGAGAAGGTTCTACAAGAACTGGGCTAAGTCTAAGAAGAAGGCTTTCACTGGCTACGCCAAGCAGTATGAATCTGAGGATGGCAAGAAAGGTATCCAGGCTCAgcttgagaagatgaagaaatacGGAACAGTTATCCGTGTTTTGGCCCACACTCAG ATCAGGAAAATGAAGGGACTGAAGCAGAAGAAAGCTCACATGATGGAAATCCAGATCAATGGTGGTACCATTGCCCAGAAAGTTGACTTTGCCTACAGTTTCTTTGAGAAGCAGATCCCAATTGATGCTGTTTTCCAAAAGGATGAAATGATTGATGTGATTGGTGTGACCAAGGGTAAGGGTTATGAAGGTGTTGTTACCCGTTGGGGTGTGACAAGGCTTCCACGTAAGACTCACAGGGGTCTACGTAAGGTGGCTTGTATCGGTGCGTGGCATCCAGCTAGAGTGTCCTACACCGTAGCTAGGGCTGGTCAGAACGGTTACCATCACCGAACTGAGCTGAACAAGAAGATTTACAGGTTGGGCAAAGTTGGTTCAGAGACTCATTCAGCCATGACTGAATACGACAG GACTGAGAAGGAAGTGACTCCAATGGGAGGATTCGCACACTACGGTGTGGTGAAGGAAGACTTCTTGATGATTAAGGGTTGCTGCATGGGTCcaaagaagagagttgtgaCTTTGCGCCAGTCGCTGCTTACCCAGACATCTCGTCTTGCCATGGAGGTGATTAATCTCAAGTTTATTGATACCTCCTCCAAGATGGGACATGGTCACTTCCAGACCTACCAGGAAAAGGCCAGGTTTTATGGTCGTGCAGCAACCAAGGCTTAA
- the LOC104771363 gene encoding 60S ribosomal protein L3-1 isoform X1, giving the protein MVVVGVVAYVKTPRGLRSLNTVWAQHLSEEVRRRFYKNWAKSKKKAFTGYAKQYESEDGKKGIQAQLEKMKKYGTVIRVLAHTQIRKMKGLKQKKAHMMEIQINGGTIAQKVDFAYSFFEKQIPIDAVFQKDEMIDVIGVTKGKGYEGVVTRWGVTRLPRKTHRGLRKVACIGAWHPARVSYTVARAGQNGYHHRTELNKKIYRLGKVGSETHSAMTEYDRTEKEVTPMGGFAHYGVVKEDFLMIKGCCMGPKKRVVTLRQSLLTQTSRLAMEVINLKFIDTSSKMGHGHFQTYQEKARFYGRAATKA; this is encoded by the exons atggttgttgttggtgttgttgcttaTGTGAAGACCCCGAGAGGTTTGAGGTCTTTGAACACTGTCTGGGCACAGCATTTGAGTGAGGAGGTTAGGAGAAGGTTCTACAAGAACTGGGCTAAGTCTAAGAAGAAGGCTTTCACTGGCTACGCCAAGCAGTATGAATCTGAGGATGGCAAGAAAGGTATCCAGGCTCAgcttgagaagatgaagaaatacGGAACAGTTATCCGTGTTTTGGCCCACACTCAG ATCAGGAAAATGAAGGGACTGAAGCAGAAGAAAGCTCACATGATGGAAATCCAGATCAATGGTGGTACCATTGCCCAGAAAGTTGACTTTGCCTACAGTTTCTTTGAGAAGCAGATCCCAATTGATGCTGTTTTCCAAAAGGATGAAATGATTGATGTGATTGGTGTGACCAAGGGTAAGGGTTATGAAGGTGTTGTTACCCGTTGGGGTGTGACAAGGCTTCCACGTAAGACTCACAGGGGTCTACGTAAGGTGGCTTGTATCGGTGCGTGGCATCCAGCTAGAGTGTCCTACACCGTAGCTAGGGCTGGTCAGAACGGTTACCATCACCGAACTGAGCTGAACAAGAAGATTTACAGGTTGGGCAAAGTTGGTTCAGAGACTCATTCAGCCATGACTGAATACGACAG GACTGAGAAGGAAGTGACTCCAATGGGAGGATTCGCACACTACGGTGTGGTGAAGGAAGACTTCTTGATGATTAAGGGTTGCTGCATGGGTCcaaagaagagagttgtgaCTTTGCGCCAGTCGCTGCTTACCCAGACATCTCGTCTTGCCATGGAGGTGATTAATCTCAAGTTTATTGATACCTCCTCCAAGATGGGACATGGTCACTTCCAGACCTACCAGGAAAAGGCCAGGTTTTATGGTCGTGCAGCAACCAAGGCTTAA
- the LOC104771364 gene encoding pentatricopeptide repeat-containing protein At5g42450, mitochondrial-like translates to MVLSQTLFLLRKSHSFASAHVTKSHNYIPNPVKHLESDLLCNAHHAFDEIPDLNVISATAVIGRFVKQNRHVEASHAFKRLLCLGIRPNEFTFGTVIGASTSFRDVKWGKQLHCYALKVGLSSNVFVGSAVLNCYVKLSTLVDARKSFDDTRDPNVVSITNLISGYLKKHEFEEALLLFRTMPEKSVVTWNAVIGGFSQTGQNEEAVNTFVDMLREGVVMPNESTFPCAITAVSNIASHGAGKSIHACVIKFLGQQFSNVYIGNSLISFYSKCGNMEDSLLAFSKLQEEERNIVSWNSIIWGYAHNGRGEEAIAMLEKMVSDTNLKPNNVTLLGLLFACNHSGLIQEGYMYFNKAVNGYDDPNLLQPEHYACMVDMLSRSGHFKEAEELIKSMPLDPGIGFWKALLGGCQIHSNKRLAKLVASKILEMDPRDVSSYVMLSNAYSAAGKWQNWQNVSEIRRKMKEMGLKRVTGCSWIEVRDQGRVFVNADKKNELKGEVYRMLRLITQHLRGR, encoded by the exons ATGGTTTTATCTCAAACACTGTTCCTTTTACGAAAATCTCACTCTTTTGCAAGTGCCCATGTTACCAAATCTCATAATTATATCCCCAACCCGGTTAAACATCTTGAATCGGATCTGCTCTGTAACGCACACCACGCGTTCGACGAAATTCCTGACTTAAATGTCATTTCTGCTACAGCGGTGATTGGTCGCTTTGTGAAGCAAAACAGGCATGTAGAGGCAAGTCATGCCTTCAAAAGATTGTTGTGTTTGGGCATAAGGCCAAACGAGTTCACGTTTGGCACCGTCATTGGGGCTTCTACATCTTTCAGAGATGTCAAATGGGGTAAGCAGCTACATTGTTATGCATTAAAGGTGGGGCTTTCGTCGAATGTGTTTGTGGGTAGTGCTGTTTTAAACTGTTATGTGAAGCTGAGTACGCTGGTAGATGCTCGTAAGAGTTTTGATGATACCAGAGACCCAAACGTAGTTTCTATTACTAATTTGATAAGTGGGTATCTTAAGAAACATGAGTTTGAGGAAGCCCTTTTGTTGTTTAGAACAATGCCGGAGAAAAGTGTTGTTACTTGGAACGCCGTTATAGGAGGGTTTAGCCAGACAGGGCAGAACGAGGAAGCTGTGAATACATTTGTGGATATGTTAAGGGAAGGAGTGGTGATGCCTAACGAATCAACCTTCCCTTGTGCTATAACAGCCGTGTCCAATATAGCATCTCATGGTGCTGGTAAAAGTATACACGCCTGTGTTATCAAGTTCTTGGGTCAGCAATTTAGTAATGTTTATATTGGCAACTCTCTGATAAGTTTTTACTCAAAATGTGGAAACATGGAAGATAGTCTTCTGGCTTTCAGCAAGCTCCAAGAAGAAGAACGGAACATTGTATCTTGGAACTCTATAATATGGGGTTATGCGCATAatggaagaggagaagaagctaTAGCCATGTTGGAGAAAATGGTCAGCGACACAAACCTGAAACCAAACAATGTGACACTTCTTGGACTGTTATTTGCATGTAACCACTCGGGCCTAATCCAAGAAGGGTACATGTATTTTAACAAAGCAGTGAATGGATATGATGATCCAAACCTGCTACAACCAGAACATTATGCTTGTATGGTGGATATGCTCTCGAGGTCAGGTCATTTCAAAGAAGCAGAGGAGCTTATCAAAAGTATGCCTCTTGACCCAGGAATTGGGTTTTGGAAGGCGTTGCTTGGGGGATGCCAGATTCACTCAAACAAGCGTCTGGCTAAGTTAGTAGCGTCTAAGATCTTGGAGATGGATCCCAGAGATGTTTCATCATACGTAATGCTTTCAAATGCTTACTCTGCTGCGGGAAAGTGGCAGAAT TGGCAGAATGTGTCCGAGAtaaggaggaagatgaaggaaATGGGTTTAAAGCGTGTCACAGGATGTAGTTGGATTGAAGTTAGAGACCAAGGTCGTGTCTTTGTGAATGCTGACAAGAAGAACGAACTCAAGGGTGAAGTGTATAGGATGTTGAGACTTATTACACAACATCTTAGAGGAAGATGA
- the LOC104771365 gene encoding BRCA1-A complex subunit BRE, with protein MAFEGFPPLIADQLHHLLNHSPDSIKIENVWSGNKINPKILDRFTLVIPYCLETIKWDVIYNSEYAFDPPDFVFGPDDEDFMPCSSTITPDDDDQISLLKKALSEWDNEDSTRLLVLIQGLRDQYVAYQRRRVGQVDDDRVKFEISTVLTRKGIEMQMASGVDKPEEVKFAVPLVMDMNINKMVVGCPWKHQQKIYLQVVYPILRKFESTPSAPRLRLVSSSELKALFSVEDVKLPPWMDGMCLAEYLPHLEETLERQIQEAVSAIDLRRSFIEALTIFLGRPLEANPTFCRQATFLTASGQFTFMVHFFFSTQFPKQQPTLMLQSCQHLNQSSVPVKSNLLSEYPWSPRWEVGRMAERLCDFLTDEAVNFKKYCNEVVLQH; from the exons ATGGCGTTCGAAGGATTCCCACCTCTAATCGCCGACCAGCTCCACCACTTACTCAATCACTCGCCTGATTCCATCAAG ATTGAAAATGTCTGGTCTGGTAACAAGATTAATCCCAAGATCCTCGATCGCTTTACCTTGGTGATACCTTACTGTCTTGAAACGATTAAAT GGGATGTTATTTACAATTCAGAGTATGCGTTTGACCCTCCTGATTTTGTATTTGGACCCGACGATGAAGATTTTATGCCGTGTAGTAGCACTATTActcctgatgatgatgatcaaataTCCTTGCTGAAGAAGGCTTTGTCTGAGTGGGATAACGAGGATTCTACGCGGTTGCTTGTTCTCATTCAAGGATTGAG GGATCAATATGTGGCCTACCAAAGAAGGCGCGTCGGCCAAGTTGATGATGATCGCGTCAAGTTTGAAATTAGTACCGTGTTAACTCGCAAG GGAATTGAAATGCAAATGGCTTCAGGAGTTGACAAG CCAGAGGAAGTCAAGTTTGCAGTACCTCTTGTGATGGATatgaacataaacaaaatgGTGGTTGGGTGCCCTTGGAAGCATCAGCAGAAAATTTATCTTCAG GTAGTGTACCCGATTCTTCGGAAATTTGAATCAACACCTTCAGCACCTCGTTTGAGATTAGTCTCATCTTCTGAATTAAAAGCGCTATTCTCTGTTGAGGATGTTAAACTTCCTCCATGGATGGACGGGAT GTGCTTGGCTGAATATCTTCCCCATCTTGAAGAAACCCTTGAGAGACAA ATCCAGGAAGCTGTTTCTGCAATTGATTTAAGGAGGAGTTTTATTGAGGCATTGACTATTTTTCTTGGAAGACCTCTTGAAGCTAATCCT acCTTTTGCCGTCAGGCTACATTCCTTACTGCCTCTGGACAGTTTACTTTCATG GttcatttcttcttttcaacTCAATTTCCAAAGCAGCAACCAACTCTAATGCTTCAGAGTTGTCAG CATTTAAACCAATCGAGTGTACCTGTAAAATCAAACCTCCTCAGTGAGTATCCGTGGAGTCCAAGATGGGAAGTGGGTCGAATGGCTGAGCGACTGTG CGATTTCTTGACCGATGAGGCTGTGAActtcaaaaaatattgtaaCGAAGTGGTGCTCCAACATTAG
- the LOC109124771 gene encoding protein ACCUMULATION AND REPLICATION OF CHLOROPLASTS 6, chloroplastic, translated as MEALSHVGIGLFPFQLCRLPPATTKLRRSHNTSTTTTTICSASKWADRLLSDFNFSSDSSSSVATATLVSPPPSIDRPERHVPIPIDFYQVLGAQTHFLTDGIRRAFEARVSKPPQFGFSDDALISRRQILQAACETLSNPRSRREYNEGLVDDEEATVITEVPWEKVPGALCVLQEAGETEVVLRVGEALLKERLPKSFKQDVVLVMALAFLDISREAMALDPPDFITGYEFVEEALKLLQEEGASSLAPDLRAQIDETLEEITPRYVLELLGLPLGDEYAEKRVNGLRGVRNILWSVGGGGASALVGGLTREKFMNEAFLRMTAVEQVDLFVATPSNIPAESFEVYEVALALVAQAFIGKKPRLLQDADRQFEQLQQAKVMAMEIPAMLYDTRNNWEIDFGLERGLCALLLGKVDECRTWLGLDSEDSQYRNPAIVEFVFENSNRDDNDDLPGLCKLLETWLAGVVFPKFRDTKDKNFKLGDYYDDPMVLSYLERVEVVQGSPLAAAAAMARMGAEHVKASALQALQKVFPSRYADRTSDEPKDAQETVYSVDLVGNNVGHDGEPAVFITENERPSENVDTYDYVVQGGVSKSSTDAVTVDKSIADMVKEASVKILAAGVAIGMILLFTQKYLPLRSSSSFQRKDMASSMESDIATIGAARTEDSEALPRMDARTAESIVSKWQKIKSQAFGHDHRIEMLPEVLDGRMMKIWTDRAAETAQLGLVYDYTLLKLSVDSVTVSADGTRALVEATLEESACLSDLVHPENNATDVRTYTTRYEVFWSKSGWKITEGSVLAS; from the exons ATGGAAGCTCTGAGTCACGTCGGCATTGGCCTCTTCCCATTCCAATTATGTAGACTACCACCGGCGACGACGAAGCTCCGGCGTAGCCATAACACctccactactactactactatctGTTCCGCCAGCAAATGGGCCGACCGTCTTCTCTCCGACTTCAATTTCTCCTCCGATTCTTCCTCCTCCGTCGCCACCGCCACTCTCGTCTCTCCGCCACCATCTATTGATCGTCCCGAACGACACGTTCCCATTCCCATCGATTTCTACCAGGTATTGGGAGCTCAAACGCATTTCTTAACTGATGGAATCAGAAGAGCATTCGAAGCTAGGGTTTCGAAACCGCCTCAATTTGGTTTTAGTGACGACGCTTTGATCAGCCGGAGACAGATTCTTCAAGCTGCTTGTGAAACTCTGTCGAATCCTCGGTCTAGAAGAGAGTACAATGAAGGTCttgttgatgatgaggaagCTACAGTCATCACCGAGGTTCCTTGGGAAAAG GTTCCTGGTGCTCTCTGTGTATTGCAAGAAGCTGGTGAGACTGAGGTTGTTCTTCGAGTAGGAGAAGCTCTGCTTAAGGAGAGGTTGCCTAAGTCGTTTAAGCAAGATGTTGTTTTAGTTATGGCGCTTGCGTTTCTAGATATCTCTAGGGAGGCCATGGCATTGGATCCACCTGATTTTATTACTGGTTATGAGTTCGTTGAGGAAGCTCTGAAGCTTTTACAG GAGGAAGGAGCAAGTAGCCTTGCACCAGATTTACGTGCACAAATTGATGAGACTTTGGAAGAGATCACTCCACGTTATGTATTGGAGCTTCTTGGCTTACCGCTTGGTGATGAGTACGCAGAAAAAAGAGTAAATGGTTTAAGAGGTGTACGCAATATTTTGTGGTCTGTTGGAGGAGGTGGAGCATCAGCACTTGTTGGGGGTTTAACCCGTGAAAAGTTTATGAATGAGGCTTTTTTACGAATGACAGCTGTTGAGCAG GTTGATCTTTTTGTAGCTACTCCGAGCAATATTCCAGCCGAGTCATTTGAAGTTTATGAAGTTGCACTTGCGCTTGTGGCTCAAGCTTTTATAGGTAAGAAGCCACGCCTGTTACAGGATGCTGATAGACAATTCGAGCAACTTCAGCAGGCTAAAGTAATGGCTATGGAGATTCCTGCGATGTTGTATGATACACGGAATAATTGGGAGATAGACTTTGGTCTGGAAAGGGGACTCTGTGCGCTGCTTTTAGGCAAAGTTGATGAATGCCGTACTTGGTTGGGCTTAGACAGTGAGGATTCACAATATAGGAATCCAGCTATTGTGGAGTTTGTATTCGAAAATTCAAATCGTGATGACAATGATGATCTCCCTGGACTCTGCAAATTGTTGGAAACCTGGTTGGCAGGGGTTGTCTTTCCTAAGTTCAGAGACACCaaagataaaaattttaaacttggGGACTATTATGATGATCCCATGGTTTTGAGTTACTTGGAAAGAGTGGAGGTAGTTCAGGGTTCTCCTTTAGCTGCTGCTGCAGCAATGGCAAGGATGGGAGCCGAGCATGTGAAAGCTAGTGCTTTGCAGGCACTGCAGAAAGTTTTTCCTTCTCGCTATGCAGATAGAACCTCAGATGAACCCAAGGATGCGCAGGAGACGGTGTATAGTGTAGATCTTGTTGGCAACAACGTAGGCCATGATGGTGAGCCTGCTGTCTTTATTACAGAAAACGAAAGACCCTCTGAGAACGTTGATACATACGATTATGTAGTTCAAGGTGGGGTCTCAAAGAGTAGCACTGATGCAGTTACTGTTGATAAGTCCATTGCCGATATGGTAAAAGAGGCAAGTGTGAAGATCCTAGCTGCTGGTGTGGCTATTGGAATGATTTTACTATTCACCCAGAAGTATTTGCCTCTAAGAAGCAGCTCATCTTTTCAACGCAAGGATATGGCTTCTTCTATGGAATCTGACATTGCTACCATAG gGGCAGCGAGAACTGAGGATTCAGAAGCACTTCCCAGAATGGATGCTAGGACTGCAGAGAGTATAGTCTCCAAGTGGCAGAAGATCAAGTCTCAGGCTTTTGGGCATGATCACCGCATAGAAATGTTGCCAGAG GTTTTGGATGGGCGAATGATGAAGATATGGACTGACAGAGCAGCTGAAACTGCGCAGCTTGGGTTGGTTTATGATTATACACTGTTGAAACTGTCTGTTGACAGTGTGACAGTCTCAGCAGATGGAACCCGTGCTCTGGTGGAAGCAACTCTGGAGGAGTCTGCTTGTCTATCTGATTTGGTTCATCCAGAAAACAATGCCACAGATGTCAGAACCTACACAACAAGATACGAAGTCTTCTGGTCCAAGTCAGGGTGGAAAATCACTGAGGGCTCTGTTCTTGCATCATAA